One Endozoicomonas gorgoniicola DNA window includes the following coding sequences:
- a CDS encoding DUF4426 domain-containing protein, with translation MKIINSKKSFLVLLAGFLIFGSGWAAPVSEAAVPEARLLKNEPLRFGDYEVYFSAFNSTFITPEIARAYQLERSPKYGLVNIAIRNVKDSEVGKAVTAQLEGQQKNLLQQSVSLQFKEVKEGPAVYYLAGFRFSNEELLEFSIDVKPEGSDTSYPVKFRQTFYQDGK, from the coding sequence ATGAAAATAATAAATAGCAAAAAATCGTTTTTAGTACTTCTGGCCGGTTTTCTGATATTTGGCAGCGGATGGGCTGCCCCTGTTTCTGAAGCAGCCGTTCCTGAAGCAAGGCTGCTGAAAAATGAGCCCCTGCGCTTCGGAGATTACGAGGTGTATTTTTCAGCATTCAACAGTACGTTCATAACACCGGAAATTGCCAGAGCTTACCAACTGGAGCGGAGCCCGAAATACGGTCTTGTGAACATTGCTATTCGTAATGTTAAAGACAGTGAGGTTGGCAAAGCAGTGACTGCACAGCTGGAAGGTCAGCAGAAAAACCTTCTGCAACAGTCAGTGTCTCTGCAGTTTAAGGAAGTAAAGGAAGGCCCGGCAGTCTACTATCTGGCAGGTTTCCGGTTCAGTAATGAAGAGCTGCTGGAATTCAGCATCGACGTAAAGCCTGAAGGTTCGGACACCAGTTATCCGGTTAAATTCAGGCAGACTTTTTATCAGGACGGCAAATAG
- a CDS encoding XTP/dITP diphosphatase has translation MVSGEHRQIVLASGNQGKLREFQHLLAKLNIDMLPQSQFNVDSEEETGLTFVENAILKARHAAKISGLPAIADDSGIEVDALNGQPGIYSARYAGEDASDAENNAKLLKNLEGLQETQRTARFHCVLVYLRHADDPTPLVCHGAWEGRILEAPSGDRGFGYDPLFYVPSEGCSAADLPKEVKNSISHRAVALRKLAEQLQA, from the coding sequence ATCGTGAGTGGTGAGCATCGCCAGATTGTTCTGGCCAGTGGCAATCAGGGTAAACTGCGGGAATTCCAGCATCTGCTGGCTAAACTGAACATCGACATGCTGCCGCAGAGTCAGTTTAATGTGGATTCTGAGGAAGAGACAGGGCTGACCTTTGTTGAGAATGCGATTCTCAAAGCCCGCCATGCAGCAAAAATTTCCGGGCTGCCAGCCATTGCCGATGACTCTGGCATTGAAGTGGATGCACTCAACGGTCAGCCAGGCATTTACTCTGCCCGCTATGCCGGTGAAGACGCTTCTGATGCTGAGAACAACGCCAAACTGCTGAAGAACCTTGAAGGCTTGCAGGAGACACAGCGAACCGCCCGTTTCCACTGTGTACTGGTTTACCTGCGTCATGCGGATGATCCGACACCTCTGGTGTGCCACGGTGCCTGGGAAGGACGGATTCTGGAAGCCCCCAGCGGTGACCGTGGGTTTGGTTACGACCCACTGTTTTATGTGCCTTCTGAAGGTTGTTCTGCGGCGGACCTGCCAAAGGAAGTGAAGAATAGTATCAGCCATCGTGCCGTTGCCCTGAGAAAACTGGCAGAGCAACTTCAGGCGTAA